Proteins from one Paenibacillus amylolyticus genomic window:
- a CDS encoding BMP family ABC transporter substrate-binding protein, giving the protein MNTHKSRRAGLGLTIMIILTVLILGACSANNTTTSTDTRTKVGIVLTEVGLGDRSFNDAAFDGLVQARDEKRIVFDYREPGENGSFEAAFEELAAAKFDLIIGLSDTVQPDMEKIAAKYPDQQFLLIDSQSELPNIASISFRAEEGSYLAGVIAAMATTENHVGFLGGMEIPVLRNFEQGFKQGVLAVKPDATVDAVYAGDFGNADLGEQLAAEMIQDKGVDVIYVAAGLTGVGALTEIQTLGKYAIGVDTDQFFLAEKAILTSMLKNVDVSIYNAVNTFIQNNHTFPQKEIVEGLAENAVGLTALHNITLSDEQQQTFEDLKAQISSGQIKITLDQ; this is encoded by the coding sequence ATGAATACACACAAGAGCAGACGCGCAGGTCTAGGTCTCACCATAATGATAATCCTGACGGTACTGATCCTGGGGGCATGTTCAGCCAACAATACAACAACGTCAACAGATACAAGAACGAAGGTCGGGATCGTGCTTACGGAAGTGGGTCTGGGTGATCGTTCTTTTAATGATGCTGCTTTTGATGGGCTGGTTCAGGCCAGAGACGAGAAACGCATTGTCTTTGACTATCGTGAACCGGGTGAGAATGGATCTTTTGAAGCTGCATTCGAGGAATTGGCGGCTGCCAAATTCGATCTGATTATTGGTCTGAGTGATACGGTACAGCCCGACATGGAGAAGATCGCTGCCAAGTATCCGGATCAGCAATTTCTGTTGATTGACAGTCAGTCCGAATTGCCTAACATTGCCTCCATCTCCTTCCGGGCGGAAGAAGGAAGTTATCTGGCAGGTGTAATTGCCGCTATGGCCACAACCGAAAATCATGTTGGCTTCCTTGGTGGAATGGAGATACCCGTCCTCCGTAACTTCGAGCAGGGATTTAAGCAAGGTGTTCTCGCTGTCAAGCCTGATGCAACCGTTGATGCTGTCTACGCTGGGGACTTCGGTAATGCCGATCTGGGTGAACAACTGGCTGCAGAGATGATTCAGGACAAGGGCGTTGACGTAATCTATGTGGCTGCCGGTCTCACAGGCGTGGGCGCACTGACGGAGATTCAAACATTAGGGAAATACGCCATTGGTGTAGATACCGATCAATTCTTTTTGGCCGAAAAAGCCATTCTGACGTCTATGCTGAAAAATGTGGATGTCTCCATCTATAATGCCGTGAACACGTTTATTCAAAACAACCATACCTTCCCTCAAAAAGAAATCGTGGAAGGTTTGGCGGAGAATGCGGTGGGTCTGACTGCTCTACATAATATCACGCTCAGTGATGAACAACAGCAAACCTTCGAAGATCTGAAAGCACAGATCTCGTCCGGTCAAATCAAAATTACGCTTGATCAATAA
- a CDS encoding methyl-accepting chemotaxis protein, whose translation MKLQGKLILNALISLLLCLALVAFIIMELLGMNAKNQNLVPAMLKVSELNANQIQTQQALDVYSFSMTAGNQDAVLRLLDEGQKMIQELTDGLLETDQQLQLIQSIQTKLEALNQGATEAMTEMNSPEAKRYSTRVRGIQNDIYSLDEITRDRYDQYTVDLERDIQQTWQIALGGAILLLVAIMLFNMYTSRQIARRIRTLKDAAGQIADGDLTLQLPEARGKDELDDLSRSFRIMTLNIRGIVQSIGAAGHRVDLMAQDIDRGNDTSQAIVQQVSRTTEELAVGSQKIAEDLSETVIVVDKMQSTFNSNLKATSQSVIDGREVLTTVEEGNKAVVEQLRLAEVNRLAMSEVEQTVQELEESAVRITTMTAYVSEIANRRPCSR comes from the coding sequence ATGAAACTACAGGGAAAACTGATACTGAATGCTCTAATCTCGCTCCTTCTATGCCTTGCGCTGGTAGCCTTTATCATTATGGAATTGCTCGGGATGAATGCCAAAAATCAAAATCTGGTCCCGGCCATGCTTAAGGTTAGTGAACTGAATGCCAATCAGATTCAGACCCAGCAGGCGCTGGATGTCTATTCCTTCTCCATGACAGCAGGTAACCAAGACGCCGTGCTCCGCTTGCTGGATGAAGGTCAGAAGATGATTCAGGAGCTTACGGACGGATTACTGGAAACGGATCAGCAATTGCAACTTATTCAGTCCATCCAGACCAAATTAGAAGCTCTGAATCAGGGAGCTACCGAAGCAATGACCGAGATGAACAGTCCAGAAGCCAAGCGTTACAGCACGCGGGTTCGGGGTATACAGAACGATATTTATTCGTTGGATGAAATTACGCGAGATCGATACGATCAATACACCGTGGATTTGGAGCGTGACATTCAGCAAACGTGGCAAATCGCTCTCGGTGGAGCCATCCTATTGCTCGTCGCCATCATGTTGTTCAATATGTATACTTCACGTCAGATCGCCCGGCGTATTCGTACGCTCAAAGACGCTGCGGGGCAGATTGCGGACGGTGACCTTACCCTGCAATTACCGGAAGCTCGGGGCAAAGACGAACTGGATGACCTGAGCCGCTCTTTCCGCATCATGACCCTTAATATTCGCGGCATTGTTCAATCCATTGGTGCAGCTGGTCATCGTGTTGATCTGATGGCGCAGGACATCGACCGTGGAAATGATACATCACAAGCCATTGTACAACAAGTATCCCGTACAACCGAGGAACTGGCGGTTGGCAGTCAGAAGATCGCAGAGGATCTGAGTGAAACGGTCATCGTTGTGGACAAGATGCAGTCTACCTTCAATAGTAATCTGAAGGCTACATCCCAATCCGTAATCGATGGTCGAGAAGTATTAACTACCGTTGAAGAAGGTAATAAAGCCGTCGTAGAACAACTCCGTCTGGCTGAAGTGAATCGTCTGGCGATGTCCGAGGTGGAACAAACGGTGCAGGAACTGGAAGAAAGCGCGGTTCGAATCACTACGATGACTGCTTATGTGTCGGAGATTGCGAACAGACGACCATGCTCTCGTTAA
- a CDS encoding methyl-accepting chemotaxis protein: protein MLSLNASIEAARAGEAGRGFAVVAGEVNKLAEQSAQSVKHIYAAVGEITTSMDKVKNSVAQSMQLFGEQEQATGQTRESFSAIRESVERISTGIRQLAEDMQHSNELSTQVQQAIENISAITEQSAASSEEITASTAEQQRSFADASIKVKSLRDISAEMHQELQRFRL, encoded by the coding sequence ATGCTCTCGTTAAATGCCTCCATTGAAGCTGCTCGTGCCGGAGAAGCTGGGCGGGGCTTCGCTGTTGTTGCAGGCGAGGTGAATAAACTCGCGGAACAATCCGCGCAATCCGTCAAGCATATCTATGCGGCTGTGGGCGAGATCACAACCTCCATGGACAAGGTGAAGAACTCTGTGGCACAGAGCATGCAGCTATTTGGCGAACAGGAACAAGCCACTGGCCAGACCCGGGAATCCTTCTCCGCCATTCGGGAAAGTGTGGAGCGTATTAGCACGGGCATCCGCCAGCTTGCAGAGGACATGCAGCATTCGAACGAGCTCAGCACACAGGTGCAACAGGCCATCGAAAATATCAGCGCCATCACCGAGCAGTCGGCTGCCAGCAGTGAGGAGATTACCGCCTCCACAGCGGAGCAACAACGTTCCTTTGCAGATGCAAGTATCAAGGTGAAGTCATTGCGTGATATCAGTGCGGAGATGCATCAGGAACTGCAGCGTTTCCGGCTGTAG
- a CDS encoding NAD(P)H-binding protein: protein MKVAIFGATGAIGKTILWELMDRGHEVTAVVRDPSKIEMVHERLRVEQGDLLNPDQVADFAAGQEAVVSAYGPKFGGEEEMLEVTRSLIEGVRRAKAGRLVVVGGAGSLLTDSGDMLMDTPGFPEEVKPLAKAHAEAYDLIEASGIHWTYMSPAATITTGRRTGQFRVGMNRVITDDIGESSISVGDFAAALVDELDDPQFIQARFTVGY, encoded by the coding sequence ATGAAAGTAGCCATTTTTGGAGCAACGGGAGCGATTGGCAAAACGATACTGTGGGAGCTGATGGATCGTGGGCATGAAGTGACTGCGGTGGTGCGTGATCCGTCGAAGATCGAGATGGTGCATGAGCGTTTGCGTGTAGAACAGGGGGATCTGCTTAACCCGGATCAGGTGGCTGATTTTGCAGCGGGTCAGGAAGCGGTTGTGAGTGCATATGGGCCGAAGTTTGGCGGAGAAGAAGAGATGCTGGAAGTGACACGTTCGTTGATCGAGGGTGTGCGCCGGGCAAAAGCAGGACGTCTGGTTGTGGTTGGTGGAGCAGGAAGTTTGCTCACGGATTCCGGTGATATGCTGATGGATACGCCGGGATTCCCGGAAGAAGTTAAACCACTGGCGAAAGCCCACGCAGAAGCGTATGACCTGATTGAAGCATCGGGTATTCATTGGACGTACATGAGTCCTGCTGCAACGATCACAACAGGTCGTCGGACAGGACAGTTTCGGGTTGGCATGAATCGTGTGATCACGGATGATATCGGGGAAAGCTCGATTTCCGTTGGTGATTTTGCAGCGGCTTTGGTAGACGAACTGGACGATCCGCAGTTTATTCAAGCACGATTTACGGTAGGCTATTAA
- a CDS encoding GNAT family N-acetyltransferase has translation MDQVNIEHTPPAAVEYLALRQIAGLSPMSREGAEIGLPNSLFAVSLREQDMLVGMGRVIGDGGCFFQVVDIAVHPDLQGMGYGKLIMSEIMNYLRDVVPARGLVSLLADVPADRLYAQFGFEYTSPKSEGMWWRQGEEGPTT, from the coding sequence ATGGATCAAGTGAATATTGAACACACACCACCCGCAGCGGTGGAATATCTGGCTCTGCGGCAGATCGCGGGTCTTAGTCCAATGAGCAGGGAAGGGGCGGAGATTGGACTGCCGAATAGTCTGTTTGCGGTAAGTCTGCGTGAGCAAGATATGCTGGTAGGCATGGGGCGGGTGATTGGAGATGGAGGTTGTTTCTTTCAGGTCGTCGATATTGCTGTACACCCGGATCTTCAGGGAATGGGTTATGGAAAGCTGATCATGAGCGAGATTATGAATTATCTGCGTGACGTTGTACCTGCCCGCGGTTTGGTTAGTCTGCTGGCGGATGTTCCGGCTGATCGTCTGTATGCTCAATTTGGATTTGAGTACACCAGTCCGAAATCGGAGGGCATGTGGTGGAGGCAGGGAGAAGAAGGGCCGACTACCTAG